The Astyanax mexicanus isolate ESR-SI-001 chromosome 4, AstMex3_surface, whole genome shotgun sequence genome segment tcactcctagggtgatgtggatcagcacaaggctgcgtctgtgagctgatgtatcagaaccgagttgctgcgcttttcatCTGAGTGTTAGttgtaatgagtgggttggataatttgccttgtaaattggggaaaaaatgggaaaaaaattaaataacattataaaaaacaacttaaaagacAAACTTGGAGTTGGTAATAATTACACAAAAgaaatgaatataataataatattggtggtgtcaatcgattaaaacatttaatctaattaatcacaacattattttgtgattaactgcaatttatcaaacttgtttttcttaagacgcaagttttgaTAGTGGATATTTGAatgcaaataaaagaatgaatgtaagaaatgtaaaatgcagttattatacttatattagtggtgtctaaaattaaaatactagAATATGCTTGTTTATAtttgaggatttctgaattagatcttTAAATaactgagtataaaagagcgttttcacacctgtagttgtgttgTAGTTTCTATTTTCCAGATCAGTTGATGgttttgtttatttgaagcgtttctccctctgtttggtttggtttgttttcacacaggcataaaaacctaaatgcaccaaaatgttcACCagtaaaccatgtgagcacatcgtctcctctgattggtcagagctgtctggtgcgggagaacgaaagtaaatacagtgttttcaatgggaggtgcagcgcagatgtgagcagtgaacgctgcacatactgtgcgctcttagtgtgtaaaccaggggtgtccaaactacggcccgcgggtcatttgcggcccgtttccttttttggagcggcccgcgaggtattttagaaacagaatgaaagttggcccgctgttaagcaggtttttataatgtgagattcaaagtttgaacgctaggagtcagaaacgggccaaagagtctaaaagcggagagggtgcgcatttctagcgcagaaaaacggggcaaagagtctaaaagcggagagagtgcacatttctagcgcagaaaaacgggccaaagagtctaaaagcggagagagtgcgcatttctagcgcagaaaacgggccaaagagtctaaaagcggagagggtgcgcatttctagcgcagaaaaatgggccaaagagtctaaaagcggagagagtgtgcatttctagcgcaaaaagcgggccaaagagtctaaaagtggagagagtgcgcatttctagtgcagaaaaacaggccaaagagtctaaaagcagagagagtgcgcatttctagcgcaaaaaacgggccaaagagtctaaaagcggagagagtgcgcatttctagcgcaggaatacgggccaaagagtctaaaagttgccgtaattaaggagtttaatattaagagacatcatgaaattaaacatcaatttgaaaaatcttagtttacactgtcaaagataaagatagtaagtcaagtaaaatagtgtgtaaatgaaagtaattaggaaaatgtattatttaaagtggtatatttcattattagttttattacagagtctgtggcccgtgacttcaaatatatttctccttctggcccccaacaaaaaaagtttggacacccctgttgtaaacagcatggagcagcagcagaggcagtgtttatttatagcagtatattatctggctcatatatcagattaaactttgctttatcagcagtttggcTCAAttaaaaaagaagtatatttaatagttggGTCGAATCAAGATCTGTAAAACATTGATAGccctaaataataatagtattatttagaaaatctaaaatacctaaaaaacccaagctgtgtgtgcgtgtgtttgtgtcctGCAGTGAATATGAAACCCACATGCTGAACGGGAGCTGGGTGGACGCGTACGACTGCCAGCGGATCAGTCAGACGCAGTGTGATCTGACCCTTGACCTTGGCTCGGACTCTGATTACAGCATCGGTGTGCAGGCGCAGTGCGGAGACCAGACCTCCTGGACTCAGCTCCCCTCGGCCTTCAACCGCAGAGACAGTACGCCATCCTTACCCAAACACACCATGAGATATTCTTTAATCTACAATACTTTCCTGTAGTGTTTTATTACTGTTAAAGGGAACATATTATCCAAAGCTCTCTTTTTTCATGCTTTTgtattgaaaaaatacaaaaaaaaagttgggtctCAACTGCCTCTATAAACACTATAAGCACACCAATCACCAAAAAGAAATCCATTCATCCGTTTTCTTGGTgtttggtgtcagaaatcatatGCTTCTGTGAACTGCAGTTTGATTGGCTccctttattgtgatgtcacactAAAGAAACCTGTGTAgaagaaccaccctggcaccagaTCTTTACCAGACAGAGTTTTAATCGTTTTAATCACTCAATCAGTTGCGTAAAAAGCAATTTCATTCATTTTGGTTGAGTTTCTCAGAGAGTACACAGCTggattagccaacagacttcatctaagggagggatctatacccgctgtccgtggcaagtcagcagatgagggagaaatagacagtttgtgttttgccattaagCACAAGCGTAAACATGGGGTACGGCCTGCGactgcttatttgcataaaagtgacagagctcatAAAAAAGTAACAGCTCATTCTGATAGAAAGGGCCTGAAACGGTTAAGAATAGAGCTGAAGAGGTCTTTtattgtcacgtcttggcctcgtctcatgtctctgtgtgtcttccccacgtgacctgtgcctctctgtgtctcctgtcagtagatttccaccatgtgtttctcatttgtagctccgccccttccccaggtgtttctaattatagtgtgttttatgttactataaatagccctcgtctgccactttgtctcggtcggtctttgcaccttcctctgtcgtttgtctcgtcACGTTTACTATAGTTTGTTCACGGTTTCGTTACGCTCtatgtatttcttgtatatttctagtcacgtttcttgcctgtttgtttctttgtttattttgtatatatttacgtatttatccgttgtatatattccctaaccttgttttgtttttatctgtttagcttagctctgtgttggttttccctgtttgtttatgtatatatatttattcgttattcccctgtttgtttgtttgtttacttattattcattaaagtttgtcttacccgcttttacgtccgcctcccgtctggtcccgcgttacatttatctttatgtgaaagtgcttatatgtttaaaaaaaaaaaaaacttgctttaGACCAAAAACCTATTCCAACGTGTAAAAAGAGCTATATTATATCCCCTTTAACAATAAATCTACAAAGAgcccaaaaaaataaatgaataaatgaataaattaagctacccctagtaaaaaaaaaaaaaagattaaagtaTGCTAATCATTAATATGCTATAGttcactaaagtgttcttgtggccacattattattaatcagtatatttaaagagtgccaaaatggaacaacttttaattttacttattgtactttaattacagtataaaatagtacaaaagtcttacttaaattgtgctaagtgtacttaactgtactaaaatggaaatattttaaatatacttaagtaacatttaaacatttaaatatttttactacttcatgtatgtaatcccatattttaaatatgcttacagtaaaattagaatacatttaatacagagtattacaactgtatatatgtgatctattaacattagagtacaaatatagttcttgttcctgtcttttgtaagtagcattctagtatacttcgttggatAAAGAAATATTAACATTGTGTTTCTTCCATTTCTTCCTTTGATCAGCTGAGCTGGTGGCTCCTaacatgagtgtgagtgtgacagGAAGTCTCATCCAGGTGGACTTCACTGAGGTTCACCCACAGATCACCATCAGCCTCAGAGTGTGGAGGGAAGGAGATGAGCAGAACGTGAGCATCATTCTATTCCAAAATACACTTATATTGCCTTATATATAATATGTACTTATATTATGGTGGAGAACCTCAGAGCGTACAcatcaggattagccagcagacatTTTTTGAAGGAGGAATCTATACCTAATGTCCcaggcaagtcagcagatgatagAGATGAAAGTACTTTCAGATAATACGTTTTGGGCTTCTATTGCATGAAGTAAGCATGAACTAATTTgattgtgttttgccatttagcacaagctaacgctaCAGTGCGGTAAAAGCTCAGAATagacatggggcgtggccagcaactgCTTATTTGGCACCTGAAAgtcctgcacatattgctgagTTGTTAGAtagtgtcccttgtatcactatTCGATTATAAGACtcagggccctattgtacacactGTGCAAGGTGCaccgcaatgctcattgctatcttacaccccatcaacagtatattttcacgcTTTGttcctgcgccattaaaatagcgtcagagtttaatagaggaataaatctacactgatgggggtggtggtctggaagtgaggtgtgttcaggtacatttctggtgtgttacTATCTTGGCATTGGGAAATAcatgagctccactgactgattaaaaccctgacaacaatcaacatTCAGCTGCGCAATTATGTCTTAGCAAAGCAGGAGCTTTAACAAGCACCATGCACTTGTTAAAgtagaactccggtgtaaaatgaacttttgttgtagtaaaacatgataaaaacaacttacctttgatgaatagcacacctccgttctcccacagcattccgagatccagaaatttgaacagtttgtccaaacacccttcagactgggcgacacggggcataatttgctctgataaatcgctttttactctgttatccagctcaaagtagctccacacctccttgctagaatccggacagccctgacatttaaaacgaggcattaataacttaaaaagtgcttaaaaagaagcttattaaaaacctcagTTTGCATGCTATAATGCTTCAACTTCAGCTCcaggtgccgccatcactgtactgataatagcATAGACGTatacatacatagactccgcatagcatgGAAACCGGCGCCTATGTTGTTAAAcgcgacttttaactcaacaataaacagaataaagaataaaataacattacggttctcttaaatgagctgctggtgtatcttcacagtgtgaacgagcagctcagtatccgtctctgctgagacgcacaaaagcggcacgctgttaagatacgaacgcgccaaagtcagagctcacctggttcttaaagggaaagaCAACCTGTACACtggttggtttattttattatttttacattacgcccaaaattaaccacacccacgattaattaagataattagttaatgtctaacaataccaaagacacactgacacgccctaaatccaactGCATGAGGCATAATTGGCCGATGTGCTACAGATCGTTTAAATAGGGCGTGTCTAAACAGGGTTGTGTTAATACTCTACATCTGAACCTTCAAATCTTCTGAATTTAACCAGGTTTTCTTCTTCTTTGCAGGCCTCTAGTCAGGTGATCAAAGCTCAGCCGTACCAGTTCTCCTTCGACACTCAGCAGAACGGAGGGACGCACTGTGTAAAAGCAGAGGCGCGACTGGAGAGCCTCAACAAATCCAGCAGCACTGAAACCAACTGCATTTCTGTACCGAGTAAGTCTCAATTACTATAAGAGAGAGCACTtcaaaatatgagtttctttgattttaccaaattgaaaacctctggaatataatcaagaggaagatggatgatcacaagccatcaaaccaccaaactgaactgcttgaatttttgcaccaggagtaaagcagcataaagttatccaaaagcagtgtgtaagactggtggaggaaggagaacatgatgccaagatgcatgaaaaaaactgtgaataaaaaccatcagggttattccaccaaatatagatttctgaactcttaaaactttatgaatatgaacttgttttcttctctctgtctctctctctttcgcagtctgtctctctttcgctctagccttctgtctgtctgtctctctctcactctctgtcgctcgtgctgtctgtctgtttctctgtctctctctctttcacttgcgccgtctgtctgtctctctcttttgctcatgctgtctgtttctgtctctctctctctttctctcttttgctcacgtcgtctgtctgtctctcttttgcttctgctgtctctgtctgtctgtctttttttcgcctacgccatctgtctgtctgtctttctctctttcgcttgcgctgtctgtgtctctctcttttgctcgtgccgtctgtctctctttctttctctcttttgctcgccTTCTTCTGTCTTTCATTCAcgccatctctctctgtctctttctctcttttgcttgcaccatctgcctgtctgtctctctgtttctctgtctttcactcgtgctgtctgtctgtctgtctcttagtTTCTCTGTCTTTCGCTCGCGCCAtctgcctgtctttctctctgtttctctgtctttcactcgtgccttctgtctgtctgtctatctctctgtttctctgtctttcgCTCGCACCGTCTGCCTTTccgtctctctgtttctctgtctttcactcatgccttctgtctgtctgtctctctgtttctctgtctttcactcgtgccttctgtctgtctgtctctctgtttagcaggtgctgtctgtctgtctgtctgtctctctgtttagcaggtgctgtctgtctgtctgtctctctctgagatatcacaatacagtacaaaatgttctagtctagttttagtcagacctaacccacactacactataattACTGTACCTTTACATCCCTAGTAGTAATGTCTGTATGCCGGTATGTGTTTTAACTGAGTGTACGTCTTTATTCTCTTGGCGTACAGAACTCCGGTCCGGCTGGATTAAGCCTGTAGCAGTAAGTGCTGCTGTGGTGATATCCGTGTTCACTGCTTTAGCCCTGGGCTGGAGGTTACCACGCTGTCTTCCACGACTCAGACAGACCATGTGTACTAAAAAACAGCTGCCCAGTGCTCTGGTGAGTATAcacactgatgtgataattaggggtgggtgatatggaatgatatttcagggtatgatattgttcaccatattcaaaaatgttggtgatattcagtgttgggcacgttactttgaaaaagtaactgagttactaactgagttactccactataaaagtaactagttaccagtaaaagtaactattgcgttacttttgtgttactcgtcCCCCGTAACTACCACACCCCCAccccttctcagagcgtgtttcataagccagatgtatagagtgcacgacagcaaagacaagtacctgcatagagtTTTTTCGTTCGGGGACTTAATGTGAACTCGACGTGCACATTTTAACCTTTGACCTCAGGGAGTTTGAAATAGTGtcgtatttccatctggaaaaggctgtttttccactggagtcctcctcactcttCATCTCTCGCTATGCGCTGTAAACACTCGCCTATttactctgattggctgaggacataatcttactataccttagtccagcggtgtccaaacttttttgttgggggccttaaggagaaatatatttgaagtcacgggccacagactctgtaacaaaacaaataatgaaatataccactttaaataatacatttttcctaattatttcatttacacactattttacttgacttactatctttatctttgacagcgttgtgtaaactaagatttttcaaattgatgtttaatttcatgatgtctcttaatattaaactccttaattaccgcaacttttagactctttggtccgtttttctgcgctagaaatgcgcactctctcagcttttagactctttggcccgtttttctgcgctagaaatgcgcactctctccgcttttagactctttggcccgtttttctgcgctagaaatgtgcaccctctccgcttttagactctttggtccgtttttctgcgctagaaatgcgcactctctccgcttttagactctttggcccgtttttctgcgctagaaatgtgcactctctccgcttttagactctttggcccgtttttctgcgctagaaatgtgcactctctccgcttttagactctttggcccgtttttctgcgctagaagcgcgcactctctccgcttttagactctttggccgtttttctgcgctagaagcgcgcaccctctccgcttttagactctttggcccgtttttctgagctagaagcgtgcactctctccgcttttagactctttggtccgtttttctgagctagaagcgcgcactctctccgcttttagactctttggcccgtttttctgagctagaagcgtgcactctctccgcttttagactctttggtccgtttttctgagctagaagcgcgcactctctccgcttttagactatttggcctgtttttctgcgctagaaatgcgcactctctccgcttttagactctttggccgtttttctgcgctagaagcgcgcaccctctccgcttttagactctttggcccgtttctgacacctagcgttcaaactttgaatctcatattataaaaacctgcttaacagcgggacaactttcattctatttttaaaatatctctataaactattttttttaactttgtgcatacagacaaaggtgcaagtgtgtgtgtgtgtgtgtgccatttgcggcccgtttcctttttttggagcggcccgtgggccgtagtttggacacccctgcctcagccaatcattgcttaggcggttatctcatcctcccctaccttgtgactcacacatacaacacacacacacacttgcgcctttgtctgtatgcacaaagttaaaaaaaataatagtttattgagcggctaaagtaacgtgcagtaacggggtgtgggaaatggtaatggcgttatagttacagtcagagtaattaatACATTActccttactaaaaaaaaaagtatttcaactccattattcccatcactgatGATATTATTGCGTGCGATAAGATATGACACACCTCTACGAACTTTTATGACAAATTTATGGAgaaacccagagactgtaaaaaagatggacgccgtgtcgccgttcccattcattcaatgaaaatgaagccaaaatcttcctccatgttggcgatcctgaaacccgagtctgtagagcgcagtagagtccagaggagggagaaagactgtggcgagcagcctactcatttgaataaccccgcccctgagggctgcctcgaggtcacaggctgccgagcggagcagagcggagctgacggtctgttattggtcccgcccataaccagcccttttacaataaccacatcttTTTTGAATatagctgaataacgtttttaaaaatgaattctgtagggatataaaaatttgacaatataagcagaggttacactagctgttacatttaaataaaggaggtagaattacagtatattagaaaaaaacgtgattgaaagttgttctgttttgccattgaaacctatggggatgggtggggtaacacagctttctgcaaccgaacagcagggggcgcccgacctgtggtggcttcacttttgagagacgatgctctgtccagctatatacagtctatggagaAACCCATGAAATTTCACAGGATTAATGTATGTTTCTTGTGCTGTGAACTGCTCATGCTGTAAATAACTCTTACTCTTATTTCAGCTTGAAGATTGGCCCCCCAGGACCCCCACCTTCCCCTGCTCAGTTCAGCTGGAACCCACCCACCCCCTCACGCTGCTACACCCATCAGAGGAGCAGGATGGAGCTGCAGGATGAAGGCAGCGTGTGCTGAAACGCTGAGTCCAGCGCCGGGAACACGCAGTGCTGGAGGAACGTAGAGCTGAACTTAATAGTGCTGTCAAACATCTGACGCCACGGGAATACTGTTTATTACAGGACTAACGCCGTGCAAATGAACTGTGGTGTTACGGTTCACTACAGCAGAGCGGATGGAGCTGCTGTTcagtctaaagcaggggtgtccaaactttttttgctgGGGGCCAGAAGTAGAAATTTATTTGAAGTcacacagactctgtaataaaacaaataatgaaatatagcactttaaataatactttttcctgattactttcatttacacaccattttacttgacttactatctttatctttgacagtgttgtgtaaactaagatttttcaaattaatgtttaatttcatgatgtctcttaataataaactccttaattacggcaacttttagactctttatcccgtttttttgcgctagaactgcgcactctctccgcttttagactctttggcccgctttttgcgctagaaatgcgcactctctccacttttagactctttggcccgctttttgcgctagaaatgcgcactctctccgcttttagactctttggcccgtttttttgcgctagaaatgcgcactctctctgcttttagactctttggcctgtttttctgcactagaaatgcgcactctctccacttttagactctttggcccgctttttgcgctagaaatgcgcactctctccgcttttagactctttggcccgctttttgcgctagaaatgcacactctctccgcttttagactctttggcccgtttctgacacctagcgttcaaactttgaatctcacattataaaaacctgcttaacggCGCAAGTATAGGTCTCTGCAGTCtctaacagcgggccaactttcattctatttctaaaatacctagtaccgtagtttggacacccctggtctaaaatATGAGTGCAGTGTTAATAATGAAGGAATGATGGCTTTATCGTAGTGTAAACTACTTTTTGCGGGCAGTAAACAAGACAATGGTGCTAAAACTTGACCTCAGACTGTAGAGATCcacatatttttctttctttctttctttttttttttttttttactaatgactCCAGTATGAATCCAATGTCTGtattattaaagtatattaaaactcttttattgtggtaatttctgcctctgcagctcctctcaggtttaactgtgctttaggtgtggatgatgtgtcccTGTAcgttggtatgcagacacatcacaatatgcaaatcagtctatCAATAATCCCGCCCCCCTGCTGAAGCCCAACCGTCTctgtctcaccactatcagaggcacgctgctgctgcagctcagccaatcagctctctccctcttgtcccacctctaaacccatacatcacccacaaatgcccctcccaaactatcccTGCCATTTTTTGCCATTGTTAAATTTGAGCTAAGAGGGgtagtcagctaaaatcaggtaGGTCTAGTTActctttaaaatgttctgcattgaagatttatactaaaataaaaaaagtgttttttatgttttttactgtatgttatgaaacaatgttcatttataaAACTCATGGAAATGTAATGTAACACATGTTTGTATCTTACTACCTCTTATTACTATCTTATCTAACTACCTGCTATTTTTTAATTTCAATTAAATGTTTTTGATTCACATTTCTTCAATATTTgttttctataattttttttttacatttctgctggattttctcagtgagttttttatgaggtagagtctcctggaattcaggctttcagttaacagctgtgctgaactcatcaagagttaattacttgaatttcttgtctcttaataaagtgtttgagagcatcagttaaagtaaagtagtgaagaggtagagttacaggtatacagtgaatagtgaatatttgagtaatgttcgaat includes the following:
- the crfb16 gene encoding cytokine receptor family member B16 isoform X1 produces the protein MVQNRGFIEALTLLLLSITLSCASLLPSLQNLSIQSVNMRHLLKWSPLQEACGTVQYSVKFQGEYETHMLNGSWVDAYDCQRISQTQCDLTLDLGSDSDYSIGVQAQCGDQTSWTQLPSAFNRRDTELVAPNMSVSVTGSLIQVDFTEVHPQITISLRVWREGDEQNASSQVIKAQPYQFSFDTQQNGGTHCVKAEARLESLNKSSSTETNCISVPKLRSGWIKPVAVSAAVVISVFTALALGWRLPRCLPRLRQTMCTKKQLPSALLEDWPPRTPTFPCSVQLEPTHPLTLLHPSEEQDGAAG
- the crfb16 gene encoding cytokine receptor family member B16 isoform X2, translating into MRHLLKWSPLQEACGTVQYSVKFQGEYETHMLNGSWVDAYDCQRISQTQCDLTLDLGSDSDYSIGVQAQCGDQTSWTQLPSAFNRRDTELVAPNMSVSVTGSLIQVDFTEVHPQITISLRVWREGDEQNASSQVIKAQPYQFSFDTQQNGGTHCVKAEARLESLNKSSSTETNCISVPKLRSGWIKPVAVSAAVVISVFTALALGWRLPRCLPRLRQTMCTKKQLPSALLEDWPPRTPTFPCSVQLEPTHPLTLLHPSEEQDGAAG